A section of the Paenibacillus yonginensis genome encodes:
- a CDS encoding YggS family pyridoxal phosphate-dependent enzyme, whose translation MSLKERIEQVETRIQRACEASGRKREEIKVVAVTKYVSTAETAAVLEAGLDQIGENRIEHAAPKWEALEGRGTWHFIGNLQTRKVKDVIHKFAYIHSLDRMALAEELEKRCSAAGITVKVFVQVNISGEDSKSGLPPEEVPDFIRGLSPFQHLQVVGLMTMAPFEAQPEDTRPVFRGLRALRDKLNEMKVSPEPLTELSMGMSNDFEIAVQEGATWLRLGSLLVGKGEEES comes from the coding sequence CTGTCACTTAAAGAACGGATAGAGCAGGTTGAAACGCGGATTCAGCGAGCCTGCGAAGCAAGCGGACGAAAGAGGGAAGAAATCAAGGTTGTGGCGGTGACCAAATACGTATCCACGGCAGAGACTGCCGCTGTTCTGGAGGCGGGTTTGGATCAGATCGGGGAGAACCGGATCGAACACGCCGCTCCCAAGTGGGAGGCGCTCGAAGGACGCGGAACCTGGCATTTCATCGGGAACTTGCAAACCAGGAAAGTCAAGGATGTCATCCACAAATTCGCATATATCCATTCCTTGGACCGTATGGCATTGGCGGAGGAGCTTGAGAAGAGGTGTTCAGCCGCCGGGATTACGGTTAAAGTGTTTGTGCAGGTCAACATTTCGGGCGAAGACAGTAAGTCGGGTTTGCCCCCTGAAGAAGTCCCTGATTTTATCAGGGGGTTATCCCCATTCCAACATTTACAGGTCGTTGGCTTGATGACGATGGCTCCCTTTGAGGCGCAGCCGGAGGATACCCGGCCTGTCTTCAGGGGGCTTCGGGCATTGAGGGACAAGCTTAATGAAATGAAGGTGAGCCCAGAACCGCTGACCGAATTATCCATGGGCATGTCGAACGATTTCGAAATTGCGGTACAGGAAGGTGCGACTTGGCTGCGCCTGGGTTCCCTATTGGTAGGGAAAGGAGAGGAGGAATCGTAA
- a CDS encoding cell division protein SepF: MSVMNRFMNFLGLQEEEEVVEREKVFEPEQQEIETPSFEQRKNQRGSNVVSIHSQKNVKVILNEPRSYDEAQEIADHLRSHRTVVVNLQRVRKDQGMRIIDFLSGTVYALNGGISKIGENIFLCTPDTVEISGSITEILTEEQDYNRMR, translated from the coding sequence ATGAGCGTGATGAACCGATTTATGAACTTTCTGGGGCTGCAAGAAGAAGAGGAAGTCGTAGAGCGCGAGAAAGTTTTTGAGCCTGAACAGCAGGAAATTGAAACCCCAAGCTTTGAACAACGTAAAAATCAGAGGGGGAGCAATGTGGTCAGCATTCATTCCCAGAAAAATGTCAAAGTCATCCTGAATGAACCCCGCTCATACGATGAAGCTCAGGAAATTGCCGATCATTTGCGGTCACACCGCACAGTTGTAGTGAACCTGCAGCGTGTTCGCAAAGATCAGGGCATGCGGATCATCGATTTCTTGAGCGGCACCGTTTATGCGCTTAACGGCGGTATTTCCAAGATCGGTGAGAACATTTTTTTGTGTACGCCGGATACCGTTGAAATTTCAGGGTCCATCACGGAGATTTTGACCGAGGAACAAGACTACAACAGAATGAGGTGA
- a CDS encoding YggT family protein: MTVELIFSLIDILSSIYYFLIIIYVLMSWLPNVRESFVGEWLGKLVEPYLSVFRRFIPPIMGMIDISPIIALIALRYAVLGLKYILSLVFY; encoded by the coding sequence GTGACCGTGGAATTGATCTTTAGTTTAATTGATATTTTAAGTTCGATATATTACTTTTTGATTATTATTTATGTGCTCATGTCCTGGCTGCCGAATGTTCGCGAGAGCTTCGTCGGCGAATGGCTGGGCAAGCTGGTAGAACCGTATCTTTCCGTCTTCAGACGTTTTATCCCGCCTATTATGGGGATGATTGATATTTCGCCGATCATCGCTTTGATTGCGCTTCGTTATGCGGTATTGGGTCTGAAATACATTTTGAGTCTGGTGTTCTATTGA